Proteins from a single region of Rhizobium binae:
- a CDS encoding urea amidolyase associated protein UAAP2, which translates to MTDFINTAASRSLETAVQDHFIPAEAPWSGIVRKGQTIRIEDSYGQQAIDTLFYRADDFAERYSNQDTMRAQGGAYIGVGTQIISNEGNVMLVMTADSCGRHDTSAGACSCESNTVRFGHGTKYLHACRDNFVLEVSKHGMSKRDIVPNINFFMNVPIKPNGEMTIVDGISAPGDYVELVAEMDVLCVISNCPQINNPCNGFDPTPVRVLVWDGED; encoded by the coding sequence ATGACCGATTTCATCAACACTGCCGCATCGCGCAGCCTCGAAACCGCCGTGCAGGATCATTTCATCCCGGCCGAAGCGCCGTGGTCCGGCATCGTGCGCAAGGGGCAGACGATCCGCATCGAAGACAGCTACGGCCAGCAGGCGATCGACACGCTGTTTTATCGCGCCGATGACTTTGCCGAACGCTATTCCAACCAGGACACGATGCGGGCGCAGGGCGGAGCCTATATCGGCGTCGGCACGCAGATCATCTCGAACGAGGGCAATGTCATGCTTGTCATGACGGCCGACAGCTGCGGCCGGCACGATACCTCCGCCGGAGCCTGCTCGTGCGAAAGCAACACGGTGCGCTTCGGCCACGGCACCAAATACCTGCATGCCTGCCGCGACAATTTCGTGCTCGAGGTCAGCAAACACGGCATGAGCAAGCGCGATATCGTGCCGAACATCAACTTCTTCATGAATGTCCCGATCAAGCCGAATGGCGAGATGACCATCGTCGACGGTATTTCCGCGCCCGGCGACTATGTCGAGCTGGTAGCTGAAATGGACGTGCTCTGCGTCATCTCCAACTGCCCGCAGATCAACAATCCCTGCAACGGCTTCGATCCGACACCGGTCCGCGTGCTGGTCTGGGACGGCGAGGACTGA
- a CDS encoding extracellular solute-binding protein, with amino-acid sequence MRFKLLAATAALALLASGSAFAEPANLTIWSWNVAASALKSTLPGFNKQFPDIKVTVEDLGNSQVFDKTLAACAAGGDGLPDVVSIENFEAEIFWSRFPDCFANLKELGYTADIQAKFPDFKRTELEVGDVAYAMPWDSGPVAVFYRRDMYEKAGVDPSTISTWDDFIAAGKKISAANPGVVMAQADFNGDSEWFRMIANEQGCGYFSTDGQNITINQPACVAALQKVKEMKDAGTLTAANWDEKIQANTAGKAASQLYGGWYEGTVRSTSPDLKGKWGVYRMPSLTADGPHAANLGGSSLAISATSANKEAAWKFVNYALGTNEGQVTMLKEFGLVPSLLSAEKDPFVNEAQPYWGGQKVWADILATLPKIVPSRGTAFQSDAEGIFKATQAKFFAGGYPDAKAALDDAAKQIASATGLPIAQ; translated from the coding sequence ATGCGCTTCAAACTTCTCGCTGCGACCGCAGCTCTCGCACTGCTTGCTTCCGGCTCCGCCTTCGCTGAACCGGCCAATCTCACAATCTGGAGCTGGAATGTCGCGGCATCGGCGTTGAAATCCACGCTTCCCGGCTTCAACAAACAGTTTCCCGATATCAAGGTCACCGTCGAAGACCTCGGCAACAGCCAGGTCTTCGACAAGACGCTCGCGGCCTGCGCCGCCGGCGGCGACGGCTTGCCCGACGTTGTCAGTATCGAAAATTTCGAGGCTGAAATTTTCTGGAGCCGCTTCCCGGACTGCTTCGCCAATCTGAAGGAGCTCGGCTACACAGCCGATATCCAGGCGAAGTTCCCTGACTTCAAGCGCACCGAACTTGAGGTCGGCGATGTCGCCTATGCCATGCCGTGGGACTCCGGTCCCGTCGCCGTCTTCTACCGCCGCGACATGTACGAAAAGGCCGGCGTCGATCCGAGCACGATCAGCACCTGGGACGATTTCATCGCCGCCGGCAAGAAGATTTCTGCCGCAAATCCCGGCGTCGTCATGGCGCAGGCGGATTTCAACGGCGACAGCGAATGGTTCCGCATGATCGCCAACGAGCAGGGTTGCGGCTATTTCTCGACCGACGGCCAAAACATCACCATCAATCAGCCGGCCTGCGTCGCCGCGCTGCAAAAGGTGAAGGAGATGAAGGATGCCGGCACGCTGACGGCGGCCAACTGGGACGAGAAGATCCAGGCCAACACCGCCGGCAAGGCCGCAAGCCAGCTCTATGGCGGCTGGTATGAAGGTACCGTGCGCTCGACTTCGCCTGACCTCAAGGGCAAGTGGGGCGTTTACAGAATGCCGAGCCTGACAGCCGACGGTCCCCATGCCGCCAACCTCGGCGGTTCCTCGCTCGCCATTTCGGCGACTTCCGCAAACAAGGAAGCCGCCTGGAAATTCGTCAATTACGCCCTCGGTACGAATGAAGGGCAGGTCACTATGCTGAAGGAATTCGGTCTGGTGCCGTCGCTGCTTTCTGCCGAAAAGGATCCTTTCGTCAACGAGGCGCAGCCCTATTGGGGCGGCCAGAAAGTCTGGGCCGACATTCTCGCGACACTGCCGAAGATCGTGCCGAGCCGCGGCACCGCCTTCCAGAGCGATGCCGAAGGCATCTTCAAGGCAACGCAGGCGAAATTCTTCGCCGGCGGCTACCCCGACGCGAAAGCGGCTCTCGACGATGCCGCCAAACAGATCGCTTCCGCCACCGGACTTCCGATCGCGCAATGA
- a CDS encoding ABC transporter permease — MRWINTRPSRGAQLALTLLPFVLLIVAYAFGSAARLAENTNDKLLPGFADFADAINRLVFVADPRTGEYLLWSDTAASLVRLFAGLGISTVTALVIGMLIGMLPYLRALLSPFVAVISMVPPLALLPILFIVMGLGEASKIALIAIGVAPTMIRDLALKALELPREQIVKAETLGGSSWQIGLRVVLPQILPRLITCLRLQLGPAWLFLIAAEAISSDSGLGYRIFLVRRYLSMDMIFPYVVWITLLAVVMNYILDRIRVALFPWSELEKQA, encoded by the coding sequence ATGCGTTGGATCAACACGAGACCGAGCCGGGGCGCGCAGCTTGCGTTGACGCTGTTGCCCTTCGTGCTGCTAATCGTCGCCTATGCTTTCGGCTCGGCGGCGCGACTGGCGGAAAACACCAATGACAAATTGCTGCCGGGTTTCGCAGATTTCGCCGATGCGATCAATCGCCTGGTCTTCGTCGCTGATCCGCGCACCGGCGAATACCTGCTCTGGTCTGATACGGCGGCGAGCCTGGTACGGCTGTTTGCCGGTCTCGGCATTTCCACTGTCACCGCACTCGTCATCGGCATGCTGATCGGCATGCTGCCTTACCTCCGGGCGCTCCTCTCCCCCTTCGTCGCCGTTATCTCGATGGTGCCGCCGCTGGCGCTGCTACCGATCCTGTTCATCGTCATGGGGCTTGGAGAAGCCTCCAAGATCGCACTCATCGCGATCGGCGTCGCGCCGACGATGATCCGAGACCTTGCGCTGAAGGCACTGGAACTGCCGCGCGAACAGATCGTCAAGGCAGAGACGCTCGGGGGCTCCTCGTGGCAGATCGGCCTTCGCGTCGTGTTGCCGCAGATCCTGCCGCGGCTCATCACCTGTCTCAGGCTTCAGCTCGGTCCTGCCTGGCTGTTCCTGATTGCGGCCGAAGCGATCTCGTCGGATTCCGGCCTTGGCTACCGTATCTTCCTCGTGCGCCGCTACCTCTCCATGGACATGATCTTTCCCTATGTCGTCTGGATCACGCTGCTCGCCGTGGTCATGAATTACATCCTCGATCGCATCCGCGTCGCTCTCTTCCCATGGTCGGAGCTGGAGAAGCAGGCATGA
- a CDS encoding ABC transporter ATP-binding protein, translating into MAELSLTNIVKRFGGFEIIHGANLEVKDGEFVVFVGPSGCGKSTLLRMIAGLEDITSGELRIGGKVVNDVEPADRGIAMVFQSYALYPHLTVEENLSFGLRMNGNPKADTERRVSHVADILQITELMKRRPKQLSGGQRQRVAIGRAIVREPEVFLFDEPLSNLDAELRVQMRVEISRLHKQLGTTMIYVTHDQTEAMTLADRIVVLRAGNIEQIGAPLDLYDDPANQFVAGFVGSPKMNFLKAAVLEAQPGKAIIALESNPETRLPFPVASPLETGTKVTIGIRPEHFVDAGAGNADLTVAVDVAEHLGNTSYIYAAIGSEQLIIERPESRIAGNRETLTVGLPASRTFLFDGAGTRLR; encoded by the coding sequence ATGGCAGAGCTTTCACTTACCAACATCGTCAAACGCTTCGGCGGCTTCGAGATCATCCATGGCGCCAACCTGGAGGTGAAGGACGGCGAATTCGTCGTCTTCGTCGGCCCTTCCGGCTGCGGCAAGTCCACGCTGCTGAGGATGATCGCCGGCCTCGAGGATATTACATCGGGCGAGCTTCGGATCGGAGGCAAGGTCGTCAACGACGTCGAGCCGGCCGATCGCGGCATCGCCATGGTCTTCCAGTCCTATGCGCTCTATCCGCACCTGACGGTCGAGGAAAACTTGAGCTTCGGCTTGCGCATGAACGGCAACCCGAAGGCCGATACCGAGCGGCGCGTGAGCCATGTCGCCGATATCCTGCAGATCACCGAACTGATGAAGCGGCGGCCGAAGCAGCTTTCCGGCGGCCAGCGCCAGCGCGTCGCAATCGGCCGCGCCATCGTGCGCGAACCCGAGGTCTTCCTGTTCGACGAGCCTCTGTCGAACCTCGACGCCGAATTGCGCGTGCAGATGCGCGTCGAGATCTCGAGGCTGCACAAGCAGCTCGGCACGACGATGATCTACGTCACCCACGACCAGACGGAAGCGATGACGCTCGCCGACCGGATCGTCGTGCTGCGCGCCGGCAATATCGAGCAGATCGGCGCGCCGCTCGATCTCTACGATGACCCCGCCAACCAGTTCGTCGCCGGCTTCGTCGGCTCGCCGAAGATGAATTTCCTCAAGGCCGCGGTGCTGGAAGCGCAGCCGGGCAAGGCGATCATTGCGCTGGAAAGCAATCCCGAGACGCGGCTGCCGTTCCCCGTTGCCAGCCCCCTCGAAACCGGCACGAAGGTGACCATCGGCATCCGACCCGAACATTTCGTCGATGCCGGCGCGGGCAACGCCGATCTGACCGTCGCGGTCGATGTCGCCGAACATCTCGGCAACACCAGCTACATCTATGCCGCCATCGGCAGCGAGCAGCTGATCATCGAGCGGCCGGAATCACGCATCGCCGGCAATCGCGAGACGCTAACCGTCGGCCTTCCCGCAAGCCGCACATTCCTATTTGACGGCGCCGGCACCCGGCTTCGCTAG
- a CDS encoding helix-turn-helix domain-containing protein: protein MDLAESKIGTHAIYRPGASSIEGSPTALQMFHAHPLVMAMPHWHAQVEVNYVMRGTVHYRMSDHEFRLNAGEMCLFWGGQPHQMDESSDDSLYAGAHLPLIYFFRLRLPISISSRLMKGETLLTSATDAADNENFARWFHYSKSGDTAKAQHAVDELLLRIERIALEPYSMTTSKTTVSMEGDQPHPNSSRSVARMCDFIAANFLQDIDSVDIARAADLHPKYAMNLFKRSTGMTISKYVTLLRLSRAQAMLMSEGANVLQVAMDSGFGSISAFNKSFRHIAGMSPSDFRRDVRLVTMVPAGAFQN from the coding sequence ATGGATTTGGCGGAAAGTAAGATCGGTACGCATGCAATCTACCGGCCCGGCGCCAGCAGCATCGAGGGTTCGCCGACGGCGCTGCAGATGTTTCATGCCCATCCGCTCGTCATGGCCATGCCGCACTGGCACGCGCAGGTCGAGGTCAATTACGTGATGCGCGGCACTGTTCATTATCGGATGAGCGACCACGAATTCCGGCTGAACGCCGGCGAAATGTGCCTCTTCTGGGGTGGGCAGCCGCATCAGATGGACGAATCCTCGGATGATTCGCTCTATGCGGGCGCCCATCTGCCGCTCATATATTTCTTCCGGCTGCGTCTGCCGATCAGCATTTCCAGCCGGCTGATGAAGGGCGAGACGCTGCTGACCTCGGCTACCGACGCCGCCGATAACGAGAATTTCGCTCGCTGGTTCCACTATTCCAAGTCCGGCGATACCGCCAAGGCTCAGCACGCCGTTGATGAATTGCTGCTGCGCATCGAGCGCATCGCGCTCGAACCCTATTCGATGACGACATCGAAGACGACTGTCAGCATGGAGGGCGATCAGCCGCATCCAAATTCCTCGCGCAGCGTCGCGCGCATGTGCGATTTCATCGCCGCCAACTTCCTGCAGGACATCGATTCGGTCGACATCGCCCGCGCCGCCGATCTGCACCCGAAATATGCGATGAACCTATTCAAGCGATCGACCGGCATGACCATCAGCAAGTATGTGACGCTGCTCAGGCTGTCGCGCGCCCAGGCGATGCTGATGAGCGAGGGCGCCAATGTTCTGCAGGTGGCGATGGACAGCGGCTTCGGCTCGATCAGCGCCTTCAACAAATCCTTCCGCCACATCGCCGGAATGTCGCCATCGGATTTCCGCCGGGATGTCCGGCTGGTGACCATGGTGCCTGCGGGCGCCTTTCAGAACTGA
- a CDS encoding putative urea ABC transporter substrate-binding protein: MQTFSKLLSITALTASLALGLGSIAKAEQKTDFKVAWSIYVGWMPWGYAADHGIVKKWADKYGINIEVTQFNDYVESMNQYTAGAFDAVTLTNMDGLSIPAAGGVDTTAVIVGDFSNGNDAVILKDKTSLADIKGQSVNLVEFSVSHYLLARALESIKMTERDVKVVNTSDADMVAAYKTADVTAVVTWNPLVSTILEDPTAKKVFDSSQVPGEIIDLMVANTGVLKDNPNFGKALAGIWYETAALLTSDSADGKAAREAMGSASGTDLKGFESQLAATKLFAKSADAVAFTASGSLPKTMDLVRNFLFEKGLLGSGAPSADVIGIEMPDGKILGDSGNVKLRFTETYMKAAADGSL, encoded by the coding sequence ATGCAGACTTTTTCGAAGCTTCTTTCCATTACCGCACTGACGGCGTCCTTGGCTCTGGGCCTCGGTTCGATCGCGAAAGCCGAACAGAAGACCGACTTCAAGGTAGCCTGGTCGATTTACGTCGGCTGGATGCCCTGGGGCTATGCCGCCGATCACGGCATCGTCAAGAAATGGGCCGACAAATACGGCATCAATATCGAGGTGACCCAGTTCAACGACTATGTCGAATCGATGAACCAGTATACGGCCGGCGCCTTCGATGCCGTGACGCTCACCAATATGGACGGCCTCTCAATCCCGGCAGCCGGCGGCGTCGATACGACGGCCGTGATCGTCGGCGACTTTTCGAACGGCAATGATGCGGTCATCCTGAAAGACAAGACGAGCCTTGCCGACATCAAGGGTCAGAGTGTCAATCTCGTCGAATTTTCCGTCTCCCACTATCTGCTTGCCCGCGCACTCGAAAGCATCAAGATGACCGAGCGCGATGTGAAGGTGGTCAACACCTCCGACGCCGACATGGTCGCTGCCTACAAGACGGCTGACGTGACCGCGGTCGTCACCTGGAACCCGCTGGTCTCGACCATTTTGGAGGATCCCACGGCGAAGAAAGTGTTCGACAGTTCGCAGGTGCCGGGCGAGATCATCGACCTGATGGTCGCCAATACCGGCGTGCTGAAGGACAATCCGAATTTCGGCAAGGCGCTCGCCGGCATCTGGTATGAGACAGCAGCGCTCCTGACATCAGACAGCGCCGACGGCAAGGCTGCACGCGAGGCGATGGGCTCGGCGTCGGGCACGGATCTCAAGGGCTTCGAATCCCAGCTTGCCGCCACCAAGCTGTTTGCCAAGTCGGCTGATGCCGTCGCCTTTACCGCGTCGGGCAGCCTGCCGAAGACGATGGATCTCGTCCGCAACTTCCTGTTCGAAAAGGGCCTGCTCGGCAGCGGTGCACCGTCGGCGGACGTGATCGGCATCGAAATGCCGGATGGCAAGATCCTCGGCGACAGCGGCAACGTCAAGCTGCGCTTTACCGAGACCTACATGAAAGCAGCCGCCGACGGCTCGCTCTGA
- a CDS encoding carbohydrate ABC transporter permease, with amino-acid sequence MRSKSQSLLIRQIALHAALAPLALIWLFPLWMMFVFSTMPDNGIFNPEIVLWPSTNFVENFKNLQADTDFIGAMVISIGVALIYTVLSVMLTSMAGWALARYRFIGRSVVIAIILGTITLPFSVVVIPQFIMVAREFKLANTWVALIVPPLFNSLGVLFMRQSFSMMPGELFDAARVEGVKEWQIFLRIALPLARPTMAALAIILFLHSWNNYLWPLLINSRPGMMTAPVALGTLIGLTKVSWGGIMAGAVLLTAPILVVFVALQRHFIAGIAAGAIK; translated from the coding sequence ATGAGATCCAAATCGCAATCCCTTCTGATCCGCCAGATCGCGCTGCACGCTGCGCTGGCGCCGCTGGCGCTGATCTGGCTGTTTCCGCTGTGGATGATGTTCGTCTTCTCGACGATGCCCGACAACGGCATCTTCAATCCCGAGATCGTGCTGTGGCCATCGACCAACTTCGTCGAGAATTTCAAAAATCTGCAGGCCGATACCGATTTCATCGGCGCAATGGTGATCTCCATCGGCGTGGCGCTTATCTATACCGTGCTCTCGGTGATGCTGACGTCGATGGCCGGCTGGGCGCTGGCCCGTTATCGTTTCATCGGCCGCTCTGTCGTCATCGCCATCATTCTCGGCACGATCACGCTACCGTTCTCCGTGGTGGTCATCCCGCAATTCATCATGGTCGCGCGCGAGTTCAAGCTGGCAAACACCTGGGTGGCTCTGATCGTGCCGCCGCTCTTCAATTCCCTCGGCGTCTTATTCATGCGGCAGTCCTTCTCGATGATGCCGGGCGAGCTCTTCGACGCAGCCCGCGTCGAGGGCGTCAAGGAATGGCAGATCTTCCTGCGCATCGCACTGCCGCTGGCGCGCCCCACCATGGCGGCATTGGCGATCATTCTCTTCCTGCATTCGTGGAACAATTACCTCTGGCCGCTGCTCATCAATTCCAGACCGGGGATGATGACGGCGCCGGTGGCCTTGGGAACGCTGATTGGCCTCACCAAGGTGTCCTGGGGCGGCATCATGGCCGGCGCGGTGCTGCTGACGGCGCCGATCCTCGTCGTCTTCGTGGCGCTCCAGCGCCATTTCATCGCCGGCATCGCGGCCGGCGCAATCAAGTAA
- a CDS encoding ABC transporter ATP-binding protein has product MSELVIERVWKEYGDQIVLENVSLTVASRAFVALVGPSGCGKTTFLRMLLGQERPTRGAIRLDGEPLPLEPGPDRGVVFQRYSVFPHLTVLGNVLLGREFSAARCKAKLFGAARRSAVDEARRLIGEVGLTGAEDKYPAQLSGGMQQRLALAQALIMKPKVLLLDEPFGALDPGIRAEIHTLMKRLWHETQMTVVMVTHDMREAFTLATRVVAFERRRNRPEEKERYGATITKDISIWPPRLAGAPSIFSPDRDGPVISLGHRRDDPASSPSGEKP; this is encoded by the coding sequence ATGAGCGAGCTGGTGATCGAAAGGGTCTGGAAGGAATATGGCGACCAGATCGTGCTTGAGAACGTGTCGCTGACCGTTGCCTCACGCGCTTTCGTCGCCCTTGTCGGCCCGTCCGGCTGTGGCAAGACGACATTCCTGCGCATGCTCCTCGGCCAGGAACGACCGACACGGGGCGCCATCCGGCTTGACGGTGAACCGTTGCCGCTCGAGCCGGGGCCGGATCGCGGCGTGGTTTTCCAACGCTACTCCGTCTTCCCGCATCTGACCGTCCTCGGCAATGTGCTGCTCGGCCGCGAATTTTCTGCGGCGCGCTGCAAGGCAAAGCTTTTCGGCGCCGCTCGCCGCAGCGCGGTCGACGAGGCGCGGCGGCTGATCGGCGAAGTCGGCCTTACCGGCGCCGAGGATAAATACCCGGCACAGCTTTCCGGTGGCATGCAGCAGCGCCTGGCGCTGGCGCAGGCGCTCATCATGAAGCCGAAAGTGCTGTTGCTCGACGAGCCATTCGGGGCGCTGGACCCCGGCATTCGCGCCGAAATCCATACCTTGATGAAGCGGCTCTGGCACGAAACGCAGATGACCGTCGTCATGGTGACGCACGACATGCGCGAGGCCTTCACGCTGGCGACGCGGGTCGTCGCCTTCGAGCGGCGGCGTAACCGCCCGGAGGAGAAGGAGCGCTACGGCGCGACCATCACCAAGGACATTTCCATCTGGCCGCCCAGGCTTGCCGGCGCGCCGTCCATCTTCAGCCCCGACCGGGACGGCCCGGTCATTTCTCTGGGCCATCGCCGGGACGACCCGGCTTCCAGTCCGTCAGGAGAAAAACCATGA
- a CDS encoding urea amidolyase associated protein UAAP1, which yields MMHVRRSPEEIAANRQRYEEHQKKGLEFAPKALPAPSPLPAPAIDAAAIIHQETIPGGWYWSTMLKRGEALRIDQGEGGATVALVAWNAVDTSERLNLADTVKVQWTTALGKGRVIFSDMGRVMFSLIEDSSGAHDCLMGGSTAASNAIKYPGVKTRNTRDNLVLVAGKLGLARRDIPSILNLFAPVRVGDDGGFNWRGKLSNSGDYAELRAEMDMIVGFSNCPHPLDPDPVYAPKPVIVTRFRAAAPALDDLARTATAEAIRGFENNAAMLA from the coding sequence ATGATGCATGTCAGACGCTCGCCCGAAGAAATCGCCGCCAACAGGCAGCGTTACGAGGAACATCAGAAGAAGGGGCTGGAGTTCGCGCCGAAGGCCCTGCCGGCCCCGAGCCCGCTGCCCGCCCCTGCAATCGATGCGGCCGCGATCATTCATCAGGAGACCATCCCCGGCGGCTGGTACTGGTCGACTATGCTGAAGCGCGGCGAAGCGCTCCGCATCGATCAGGGGGAAGGCGGAGCGACCGTGGCGCTGGTCGCCTGGAACGCCGTTGACACGAGCGAAAGGCTCAATCTCGCAGATACGGTCAAGGTTCAGTGGACGACTGCGCTCGGCAAGGGCCGTGTCATCTTTTCAGATATGGGCCGGGTGATGTTTTCGCTGATCGAGGACAGTTCCGGTGCTCATGACTGCCTGATGGGCGGCTCGACGGCGGCCTCGAACGCCATAAAATATCCTGGCGTCAAAACCCGCAACACCCGCGACAATCTCGTGCTCGTTGCCGGCAAGCTCGGGCTCGCCAGGCGTGATATTCCGTCGATCCTCAATCTCTTCGCTCCTGTCCGCGTCGGCGACGACGGCGGCTTCAACTGGCGCGGCAAGCTTTCCAACAGCGGCGATTATGCCGAACTGCGCGCCGAAATGGACATGATCGTCGGATTTTCCAATTGCCCGCATCCGCTTGATCCTGACCCAGTCTACGCGCCGAAGCCGGTGATCGTGACGCGCTTTCGCGCAGCCGCGCCCGCTCTCGATGATCTCGCGCGCACGGCAACCGCCGAAGCCATTCGCGGCTTCGAGAACAACGCCGCGATGTTGGCCTGA
- a CDS encoding carbohydrate ABC transporter permease produces the protein MPFRTRSAYAFLAPYLLVFATFWVWPIIDSFLISFQNTRINPWRYSFQANWGRLFYDPAFYNALYNTLIILVIQVPVMIALATVMAVLLNSPLLKARPLFRFAFFAPVVVGEVAYAAVFRLMFSLDFGIINKMISAIGFSPISWFDNATAAMGVIILAVTWRWAGYNAIIILAGLQAIPDDVYEAATLDRVNKTQQFFHITLPLLKPIILFCVVLSVIGTMQLFTEPFLITNRGGPGGGTETLGLFLYRQGFTSLNFGYASAIAYTMAALAVVISFFNLWIGRDPK, from the coding sequence ATGCCGTTCAGAACCCGGAGCGCCTATGCGTTCCTCGCCCCCTATCTGCTTGTTTTCGCCACCTTCTGGGTCTGGCCGATTATCGACTCGTTCCTGATTTCCTTTCAGAACACCCGCATCAATCCGTGGAGATACAGTTTCCAGGCCAATTGGGGCCGCCTCTTCTACGACCCTGCTTTCTATAACGCTCTGTACAACACGCTGATTATCCTGGTGATACAGGTGCCTGTGATGATCGCGCTCGCCACTGTCATGGCCGTGCTGCTCAATTCGCCGCTCCTGAAAGCGCGCCCGCTTTTCCGTTTCGCCTTCTTTGCCCCCGTCGTCGTCGGCGAGGTCGCTTATGCTGCCGTGTTCCGGCTGATGTTCAGCCTCGATTTCGGCATCATCAACAAGATGATTTCAGCGATCGGCTTCAGCCCGATCTCCTGGTTCGACAACGCCACTGCTGCAATGGGCGTGATCATCCTCGCCGTCACATGGCGCTGGGCCGGCTATAACGCCATCATCATCCTGGCCGGCCTGCAGGCCATTCCCGACGATGTCTACGAGGCCGCGACGCTCGATCGGGTGAACAAGACACAGCAGTTCTTCCACATCACCCTGCCGCTCCTGAAACCGATCATCCTCTTCTGTGTGGTGCTCTCGGTGATCGGCACCATGCAGCTCTTTACCGAGCCCTTCCTCATCACCAATCGCGGTGGTCCGGGCGGCGGCACGGAGACACTCGGCCTCTTCCTCTACCGCCAGGGTTTCACCTCGCTCAACTTCGGCTATGCCTCGGCGATCGCCTACACGATGGCCGCTCTCGCCGTGGTGATCTCCTTTTTCAATCTCTGGATCGGGAGGGACCCGAAATGA